One part of the Lotus japonicus ecotype B-129 chromosome 2, LjGifu_v1.2 genome encodes these proteins:
- the LOC130735681 gene encoding small polypeptide DEVIL 4-like: protein MKMGSVTIGGSKRRISSSNRGFGGVLREQKARLYIIRRCVVMLLCWHD, encoded by the coding sequence ATGAAGATGGGTAGTGTTACCATTGGAGGCTCAAAGAGGAGGATATCATCATCAAACAGAGGATTTGGAGGAGTCCTCAGAGAGCAGAAAGCAAGGCTTTACATAATAAGAAGGTGTGTTGTCATGCTCCTTTGTTGGCATGATTAG